A single window of Micrococcaceae bacterium Sec5.1 DNA harbors:
- a CDS encoding AAA family ATPase, producing the protein MSSERGTATLGDTELDLEDAIMGPTGRPYRDFPEPAPLASHGPARVIAMVNQKGGVGKTTSTINLAAALAEYGRRVLLVDFDPQGALSAGLGANPHELDLTVYNVLMDRKVNIRDAIQQTGVEGVDLLPANIDLSAAEVQLVNEVAREQVLDRALKSVEDDYDVVLIDCQPSLGLLTVNALTAAHGVIIPLICEFFALRAVALLVETIEKVQDRLNPRLQVDGVLATMYDARTLHSREVISRLVEAFGDKVFETVIKRSIKFADATVAAEPITSYAGNHIGADAYRRLAKELISRGGAP; encoded by the coding sequence GTGAGCAGCGAACGGGGAACAGCTACGCTGGGAGACACCGAGCTCGATCTGGAAGACGCCATCATGGGGCCTACGGGCCGTCCTTACCGCGACTTCCCGGAACCGGCTCCACTTGCCTCCCACGGCCCGGCAAGGGTCATCGCCATGGTTAACCAGAAGGGCGGAGTGGGCAAAACCACGTCCACCATCAACCTTGCGGCGGCCCTCGCGGAGTATGGCCGGCGGGTGCTTTTGGTGGACTTTGATCCACAAGGTGCTCTTTCTGCAGGGCTCGGCGCCAATCCGCACGAACTCGATCTCACCGTCTACAACGTCCTCATGGACCGCAAAGTGAACATCCGGGATGCTATCCAGCAGACCGGCGTGGAAGGTGTGGATCTTCTGCCTGCAAACATCGACCTCTCCGCTGCTGAAGTGCAGCTGGTCAACGAAGTCGCCCGCGAGCAAGTCCTGGACCGCGCACTCAAGAGTGTTGAAGATGACTACGACGTCGTGCTGATCGACTGCCAGCCGTCGCTCGGCCTGTTGACTGTCAACGCACTGACCGCCGCCCATGGCGTCATCATTCCGTTGATTTGCGAGTTCTTCGCGCTTCGCGCAGTGGCCCTCCTCGTGGAAACCATCGAGAAGGTGCAGGACCGTTTGAATCCACGTCTGCAGGTGGACGGCGTCCTGGCCACCATGTACGACGCCCGCACCCTGCACAGCCGCGAAGTCATCTCGCGCCTCGTGGAGGCCTTCGGTGACAAGGTTTTCGAGACCGTCATCAAGCGTTCCATTAAGTTCGCGGACGCCACAGTGGCCGCGGAACCCATTACGAGCTACGCCGGCAACCACATCGGTGCAGACGCCTACCGCCGCCTCGCAAAAGAACTTATCTCGCGCGGCGGCGCGCCGTAG
- a CDS encoding cation:dicarboxylase symporter family transporter: MTSQRGESAVATTGGRRGLDKSHYLYIAVILAVVLGAVVGLLFPEVGKSLKPLGDGFIKLIKMMIAPVIFCTIVLGIGSIAKAATVGKVGGLALGYFVAMSTFALAIGLVVGNLIHPGEGLKLTPYDPNKKAATDSTVDFLMGIIPSDIPVLPTLLAAILVGFALQKMGKQGTPILTAIGHGQRLVFRILIMIMWLAPVGAFGAIAAVVGATGVQAILGMFTLMVAFYITCAVFIVVILGSLLRAVAGVNIFKLMKYLAREYLLIFSTSSSEAALPRLIAKMEHLGVSKPVVGVTVPTGYSFNLDGTAIYLTMASLFVANAMGTPLDLGAQISLLVFMIIASKGAAGVTGAGLATLAAGLQAHRPELLGGVGMIVGIDRFMSEARALTNFTGNAVATVLIGTWVKEIDNAQVERVLSGSEPFDETTMIAHGAEAETAPETETRHKATI; the protein is encoded by the coding sequence ATGACCTCTCAACGAGGAGAGTCGGCAGTAGCCACCACCGGTGGACGCAGGGGGCTCGACAAGTCGCATTACCTGTACATCGCGGTCATCCTGGCCGTAGTGCTCGGTGCCGTGGTCGGCCTGCTGTTCCCTGAGGTTGGAAAGTCCCTGAAGCCGCTCGGTGATGGCTTCATCAAGCTCATCAAAATGATGATCGCTCCGGTCATCTTCTGCACCATCGTCCTGGGCATCGGTTCCATCGCCAAAGCCGCAACCGTCGGCAAGGTAGGTGGACTCGCACTTGGCTACTTCGTGGCCATGTCAACCTTCGCACTGGCTATCGGCCTCGTTGTCGGCAACCTCATTCACCCGGGTGAGGGCCTGAAGCTGACTCCGTACGATCCCAACAAGAAGGCGGCCACGGACAGCACCGTGGACTTCCTGATGGGCATCATCCCCAGCGACATTCCCGTCCTGCCCACACTCCTCGCAGCCATCCTGGTGGGCTTCGCGCTCCAGAAGATGGGTAAGCAGGGCACCCCGATCCTTACCGCCATCGGCCACGGACAGCGCCTTGTCTTCCGGATCCTCATCATGATCATGTGGCTGGCTCCCGTCGGCGCCTTCGGTGCGATCGCCGCCGTCGTTGGTGCCACTGGCGTCCAGGCAATCCTCGGCATGTTCACCCTGATGGTGGCCTTCTATATCACCTGCGCAGTGTTCATCGTGGTCATCCTCGGCTCCCTGCTCCGTGCGGTGGCCGGTGTCAACATCTTCAAGCTGATGAAGTACCTGGCCCGTGAATACCTCCTCATCTTCTCCACGTCATCCTCCGAGGCAGCCCTGCCCCGCCTTATCGCCAAGATGGAACACCTGGGTGTCTCCAAGCCGGTTGTCGGCGTGACCGTGCCCACCGGCTACTCGTTCAACCTTGACGGCACGGCCATCTACCTGACCATGGCCTCCCTGTTCGTCGCCAACGCCATGGGTACGCCGCTGGACCTGGGTGCCCAGATCTCACTGCTCGTGTTCATGATCATCGCTTCCAAGGGCGCCGCAGGCGTCACTGGAGCTGGCCTGGCAACGCTTGCCGCTGGCCTGCAGGCACACAGGCCCGAGCTCCTTGGCGGCGTGGGCATGATCGTTGGCATCGACCGCTTCATGTCAGAGGCCCGTGCACTGACGAACTTCACCGGCAACGCCGTTGCCACCGTTCTGATCGGCACCTGGGTCAAGGAAATCGACAACGCCCAGGTGGAGCGCGTTCTCTCCGGCAGCGAGCCGTTCGACGAGACGACAATGATCGCCCACGGCGCCGAGGCTGAGACGGCTCCGGAAACTGAAACCCGCCACAAGGCAACCATCTAA
- a CDS encoding sensor histidine kinase, with amino-acid sequence MFHRWSIARRLFVANLLFVLVLTAVFGAFSVLEARDRAYEDAGSRMLAIATSIANNPLVLQAAATSDPSAILQPYALEVMKDADADFITIMAPDRTRWTHPRPEELGKPYIGTIEPALRGETFTEVTAGTLGPSVRTIVPVKDSGGTVKALVAAGITVRTVDTDVAERLGVIGGIALVVLFFGSIASWLLGRYLRSVTRGWGPEQLAQLFAYYESVLHSVREGVILIDTRGKAVMYNDQAAELLGLEPSEADRSPDDAPKLSDLPFDGSLRALFESGRPAHDEIHLTGSRILVVNQAPAVGPVPARSRQKPSVYGTVATIRDRTEIESLGTELETMKTLSDALRAQTHEHANRLHMIVSLLELGRTPQALEFATKDLELSQQLTDDMLASVDEPVMSALVMGKSAEAHERGVELVVRTSGSSGVRGLEIQDLVTILGNLLDNAIDAAASGEMPRKVELDVEASVAGVGFTVRDSGAGIDPGSIDDVLQYGYSTKSAQDNPRGAHGRGVGLALVRQAVQRLNGTMTISNPGGAQFHVVLPAPVTEEENA; translated from the coding sequence TTGTTTCATCGCTGGAGCATCGCCCGCCGCTTGTTTGTGGCAAACCTGCTGTTCGTGCTGGTGCTGACAGCTGTCTTCGGCGCGTTCTCGGTACTGGAGGCACGGGACAGGGCATACGAGGATGCGGGCAGCCGGATGCTTGCGATCGCGACGTCCATTGCCAACAACCCACTGGTGTTGCAGGCGGCGGCAACTTCTGATCCGTCAGCCATACTGCAGCCCTATGCGCTGGAGGTCATGAAGGACGCGGACGCAGATTTCATCACCATCATGGCTCCCGACCGGACCCGATGGACCCATCCCCGTCCCGAAGAGCTGGGCAAGCCGTATATCGGCACGATCGAGCCTGCCCTGCGGGGTGAGACTTTCACGGAAGTCACTGCGGGTACATTGGGGCCCTCGGTCCGGACGATTGTGCCGGTGAAGGACTCTGGTGGAACCGTCAAGGCCTTGGTGGCGGCAGGCATCACCGTCAGAACCGTGGACACTGATGTCGCCGAAAGGCTGGGAGTGATTGGCGGCATCGCGCTGGTGGTGTTGTTCTTTGGCTCCATAGCCTCCTGGCTGCTCGGACGTTACCTGCGCTCCGTGACGCGTGGCTGGGGTCCGGAACAGCTCGCACAGCTCTTCGCCTACTACGAATCAGTCCTGCACTCCGTCCGTGAAGGCGTGATCCTGATCGATACCCGCGGAAAAGCAGTGATGTACAACGATCAAGCCGCGGAGTTGCTGGGACTGGAACCTTCCGAGGCCGATCGCTCCCCCGATGATGCTCCCAAGCTGTCCGACCTCCCCTTCGACGGGAGCCTGCGAGCGCTTTTCGAATCCGGCAGGCCAGCCCATGACGAAATCCATTTGACTGGTTCACGGATCCTGGTGGTCAACCAAGCCCCTGCAGTGGGCCCGGTTCCTGCCCGCAGCCGGCAAAAGCCATCGGTCTACGGCACAGTGGCCACCATTCGCGACCGCACTGAGATTGAGTCTTTGGGGACAGAGCTGGAGACAATGAAGACACTCTCGGATGCCTTGCGGGCCCAGACCCATGAGCATGCCAATCGCCTGCATATGATCGTTTCCCTTCTTGAGTTGGGCCGCACGCCCCAAGCACTGGAGTTCGCCACCAAGGACCTGGAGCTCAGCCAGCAGCTCACGGACGACATGCTTGCTTCGGTGGATGAACCGGTGATGAGTGCATTGGTGATGGGCAAGTCCGCCGAAGCACATGAGCGTGGGGTGGAATTGGTGGTTCGGACATCAGGGAGTTCGGGTGTCCGTGGTCTGGAAATCCAGGACCTTGTGACGATTCTGGGAAACCTCCTGGACAACGCCATTGATGCTGCCGCGTCCGGTGAGATGCCCCGAAAGGTGGAACTGGACGTCGAAGCCAGTGTGGCCGGTGTTGGATTCACTGTTCGGGATTCCGGGGCCGGTATCGATCCTGGTTCGATCGATGATGTGTTGCAGTACGGGTACAGCACCAAGTCCGCCCAGGACAATCCGCGGGGAGCCCATGGGCGTGGTGTCGGCCTTGCCTTGGTCCGGCAGGCGGTCCAGCGGCTGAACGGTACTATGACGATCAGCAATCCAGGCGGCGCCCAGTTCCATGTTGTGCTGCCCGCGCCCGTTACCGAGGAAGAGAATGCATGA
- a CDS encoding response regulator, producing the protein MTDIRVLVVEDEPIASDAHSIYVGRLQGFTLVGTAPDGQSALRILGEFAASGSPVDLVLLDMNLPDLHGLDVARRMRSAGVFADIVAITAVRELNIVRSAVSIGVVQYLIKPFTYATFADKLNSYRTFRDQLAGAVSGISKAGASQSDVDQAFASLRAPTELPLPKGLSGSTLESVKDLVRARQQAVSASEVMEALGMSRVTARRYLEYLADAGTVTRAPRYGTPGRPENEYGWNRG; encoded by the coding sequence ATGACAGACATCCGCGTCCTGGTGGTCGAGGACGAGCCCATCGCCTCAGACGCCCACTCTATTTACGTGGGCAGGCTCCAAGGGTTCACGCTGGTGGGAACGGCCCCGGATGGCCAGTCTGCACTGCGCATCCTTGGCGAATTCGCTGCGTCCGGCTCGCCGGTGGACCTGGTGCTGCTCGATATGAACCTGCCGGACCTTCATGGGTTGGATGTTGCCCGACGCATGCGCTCGGCGGGAGTCTTCGCCGACATTGTTGCCATCACAGCCGTCCGTGAATTGAACATCGTGCGCAGCGCCGTTTCCATCGGCGTCGTGCAGTATTTGATCAAGCCCTTCACTTACGCGACCTTTGCCGACAAGCTGAACAGCTACCGCACTTTCCGTGATCAACTGGCGGGCGCGGTGTCCGGCATCTCCAAGGCCGGAGCATCCCAGAGCGACGTGGACCAGGCCTTCGCGAGTCTCCGGGCACCCACGGAACTACCACTGCCGAAGGGGTTGTCCGGTTCCACCTTGGAGTCGGTGAAGGATTTGGTCCGCGCGCGGCAGCAAGCCGTATCCGCCAGTGAAGTCATGGAAGCCTTGGGAATGTCCCGGGTCACGGCCCGCCGGTACTTGGAGTACCTGGCCGACGCCGGGACGGTCACCAGGGCCCCGCGCTACGGAACACCGGGCCGCCCGGAGAACGAGTACGGCTGGAACCGGGGCTAA
- a CDS encoding ScpA family protein codes for MGRSLAEAASPEKTSDAGTSDTRKAGFEVRLANFTGPFDLLLGLISKHKLDITEVALATVTDEFIKYIRRLQELGEDWALDEASEFLVIAATLLDLKAARLLPAGEVEDDEDIALLEARDLLFARLLQYKAFKQVAGLISETLEQEERRYPRQVALEAHFAALLPELVWRHTPEQFAELAAKALKPKDSAPAEVGLDHLHAPPVSVKEQAEIIGYRLQLGAPLSFRVLIADAETTLVVVARFLALLEMFRDRVVAFEQAGPLAELTVRWTADVAEWDSSNLSEEYEETTEGDSE; via the coding sequence GTGGGACGGTCACTCGCCGAGGCGGCAAGTCCGGAGAAAACGTCCGACGCCGGCACCTCCGACACCCGCAAGGCGGGCTTTGAGGTTCGGCTCGCAAACTTTACCGGGCCGTTCGACCTCTTGCTGGGCCTGATATCCAAGCACAAGCTGGACATCACCGAGGTGGCCTTGGCTACCGTCACCGATGAATTCATCAAGTACATCCGCCGCCTCCAGGAACTGGGGGAGGACTGGGCGTTGGACGAGGCCAGCGAATTCCTGGTGATCGCTGCCACGCTCCTGGACCTCAAAGCTGCCCGGCTCCTTCCCGCTGGCGAAGTAGAGGACGACGAAGATATTGCTCTCCTGGAAGCCCGGGACTTGCTCTTCGCACGGCTGCTCCAGTACAAGGCGTTCAAGCAAGTGGCAGGTCTCATCAGTGAAACCCTGGAACAGGAAGAGCGAAGATACCCGCGCCAAGTGGCACTGGAGGCCCATTTCGCCGCGCTGCTGCCCGAACTTGTGTGGCGGCACACCCCTGAACAGTTCGCGGAGCTTGCCGCCAAGGCACTGAAGCCAAAGGACTCGGCGCCCGCAGAGGTGGGATTGGACCATCTCCACGCACCCCCGGTGAGCGTCAAGGAGCAAGCCGAGATCATCGGATACCGGCTTCAACTTGGAGCCCCCCTCTCCTTCCGCGTGCTGATAGCCGACGCCGAGACAACATTGGTGGTGGTGGCCCGCTTCCTGGCCTTGCTGGAGATGTTCCGGGACAGGGTTGTGGCATTCGAGCAGGCAGGTCCGTTGGCAGAACTGACAGTGCGATGGACCGCGGATGTGGCCGAATGGGACAGCTCGAACCTGAGCGAAGAGTACGAGGAAACGACCGAAGGGGACAGCGAATGA
- a CDS encoding GntR family transcriptional regulator, producing MRASDRAYAALREDIIEWRLRPGTVLAEVEQSERLGVSRTPVREALGRLMAEGLTTAAGGRGVVVTDISLDSIDELFELRETLEVRAAALAAQRGEPGVFAELQAQLLRAPDLLSEKDPGRHEYYALVSRLDEAIDAAISNSYLAQAMRSLRVHLVRVRRLAADDAARLHAAAAEHAAIAEAIAAGNPRLAEAATTLHLHRSLTHVKAAHVAR from the coding sequence ATGCGCGCCAGTGATCGGGCCTATGCGGCTCTCCGTGAAGACATCATTGAGTGGCGCCTGCGGCCGGGCACGGTCCTCGCGGAAGTGGAGCAGTCCGAGCGGCTGGGGGTTTCCCGCACGCCGGTGCGGGAGGCGTTGGGCCGGCTGATGGCTGAGGGATTGACGACGGCGGCAGGCGGCCGCGGCGTCGTCGTCACCGATATCTCGCTGGACAGCATCGACGAACTGTTCGAATTGCGCGAAACACTCGAAGTCAGGGCCGCAGCGTTGGCCGCACAGCGCGGAGAGCCGGGCGTCTTCGCCGAGCTGCAGGCGCAGCTGCTGAGGGCTCCGGATCTGCTCAGCGAGAAGGATCCTGGCCGGCACGAGTATTACGCGTTGGTTAGCCGGCTCGATGAGGCCATCGATGCTGCGATCTCCAACTCCTACCTTGCCCAGGCCATGCGGAGCCTGCGCGTGCATCTGGTACGGGTGCGCCGGCTGGCAGCCGATGACGCCGCCAGGCTCCATGCCGCAGCCGCAGAACATGCGGCCATTGCCGAAGCGATCGCCGCAGGGAATCCCCGGCTGGCCGAAGCAGCCACCACACTTCATTTGCACCGCAGCCTTACCCACGTCAAAGCCGCTCATGTGGCCCGCTAA
- the prpB gene encoding methylisocitrate lyase, producing MLYSTTTPEQKRLKLRELLASGTVHQFPGAFNPLSARLIEEKGFAGVYISGAVLANDLGLPDIGLTTLTEVATRAGQIARMTDLPSLVDADTGFGEPMNVARTIQELENAGLAGCHIEDQFNPKRCGHLDGKNVVDIDTATKRIRAAADARRDANFLIMARTDIRAVDGIQAAQDRAKALVDAGADAIFPEAMADLSEFQAIRDAVDVPILANMTEFGKSDLFTVDQLQGVGVNMVIYPVTLLRIAMGAAERTLESIKAAGTQEAQVENMLTRARLYELVDYEAYNQFDTGVFNFQVPGIR from the coding sequence ATGCTGTACTCCACAACCACACCCGAACAGAAAAGGCTGAAGCTCAGGGAACTGCTGGCTTCCGGGACCGTGCACCAGTTCCCGGGCGCGTTCAACCCGCTCTCGGCACGGCTGATCGAGGAAAAGGGCTTCGCCGGGGTCTACATCTCCGGCGCGGTCCTGGCCAACGACCTCGGCCTGCCCGACATCGGCCTGACCACGCTGACAGAGGTGGCCACCCGCGCCGGGCAGATCGCCCGTATGACCGACCTTCCGTCACTCGTGGATGCGGACACCGGCTTCGGTGAACCCATGAACGTGGCCCGCACCATCCAGGAACTCGAAAACGCAGGCCTGGCCGGATGCCACATCGAGGACCAGTTCAACCCCAAACGCTGTGGCCACCTGGACGGCAAAAACGTCGTGGACATCGACACCGCCACCAAACGCATCCGCGCCGCAGCAGACGCACGCCGGGATGCGAACTTCCTCATCATGGCCCGCACCGATATCCGCGCCGTCGATGGAATCCAAGCAGCCCAGGACCGCGCCAAAGCCCTCGTGGACGCCGGCGCCGACGCCATCTTCCCCGAAGCCATGGCCGATTTGAGCGAATTCCAGGCCATCCGCGACGCCGTGGACGTGCCCATCCTGGCCAACATGACAGAGTTCGGCAAAAGCGACCTCTTCACCGTGGACCAGCTCCAGGGCGTCGGGGTAAACATGGTCATATACCCCGTTACCCTCCTCCGCATTGCCATGGGCGCTGCAGAGCGTACGCTGGAATCGATTAAGGCTGCGGGGACCCAAGAGGCACAAGTGGAAAACATGCTCACGCGTGCGCGCCTCTATGAACTCGTGGATTACGAGGCCTACAACCAGTTCGATACCGGCGTTTTCAACTTCCAGGTTCCTGGCATCCGCTAG
- a CDS encoding bifunctional 2-methylcitrate synthase/citrate synthase codes for MAAEDIKKGLAGVVVDYTAVSKVNPDTNSLLYRGYPVQELAAKCSFEEVAYLLWNGELPDDAQLAEFVARERRGRALDPVVKSVIDTLPTTSHPMDVCRTAASVLGARHELAEDSSPDANMKKAIDLWAAMPAVVAYDQRRRRGQDAVEPREDLDYSANFLWMTFGEEAVVEVVEAFNVSMILYAEHSFNASTFTARVVTSTLSDLHSAVTAAIGALKGPLHGGANEAVMHTFDEIGIRSEESMEEAAVRARAWMEDALAQKKKVMGFGHRVYKHGDSRVPTMKAALDKMIAHYGRPELLGLYNGLEQAMDEAKAIKPNLDYPAGPTYHLMGFDTQTFTPLFVASRITGWTAHIMEQFASNSLIRPLSEYNGPEERHVP; via the coding sequence ATGGCTGCTGAAGACATTAAAAAAGGCCTTGCCGGCGTCGTGGTGGACTACACCGCCGTCTCGAAGGTCAACCCGGACACCAACTCGCTGCTGTACCGGGGATACCCGGTCCAGGAACTGGCCGCCAAGTGCAGCTTCGAAGAAGTTGCCTACCTGCTGTGGAACGGCGAACTGCCCGACGATGCCCAACTGGCTGAATTTGTTGCCCGCGAACGCCGGGGGCGTGCCCTGGACCCTGTGGTCAAGTCAGTTATAGACACGTTGCCCACCACCTCACATCCCATGGATGTTTGCCGTACGGCAGCGTCCGTGCTGGGAGCCCGGCACGAGCTGGCCGAGGACTCATCTCCCGATGCCAACATGAAGAAGGCGATTGACCTCTGGGCTGCGATGCCTGCCGTCGTGGCCTATGACCAGCGCCGCCGGCGCGGCCAGGACGCAGTGGAACCGCGGGAGGACCTGGACTACTCCGCGAACTTCCTGTGGATGACGTTCGGTGAAGAAGCTGTGGTGGAGGTTGTGGAGGCGTTCAACGTCTCGATGATCCTGTACGCGGAGCACTCCTTCAACGCCTCCACGTTCACAGCCCGCGTAGTCACCTCCACGCTCTCGGATCTGCACTCGGCCGTGACCGCTGCCATCGGCGCCCTCAAAGGCCCGCTCCACGGCGGCGCCAACGAAGCCGTCATGCACACCTTCGATGAGATCGGCATCCGCAGCGAAGAATCCATGGAGGAAGCCGCGGTCCGGGCCCGGGCATGGATGGAAGACGCCCTGGCCCAGAAGAAGAAAGTCATGGGCTTCGGGCACCGCGTCTACAAGCACGGCGACTCCCGGGTACCCACCATGAAGGCCGCCCTGGACAAGATGATCGCCCATTACGGACGCCCCGAACTCCTGGGACTCTACAACGGACTCGAACAAGCCATGGACGAAGCCAAAGCCATCAAGCCCAACCTCGATTACCCCGCGGGCCCCACGTACCACCTCATGGGCTTCGATACGCAGACGTTCACCCCATTGTTCGTCGCCAGCCGGATCACCGGCTGGACAGCACACATCATGGAACAGTTTGCCTCGAATTCCCTTATCCGTCCGCTCAGCGAATACAACGGACCCGAAGAGCGGCACGTGCCGTAG
- a CDS encoding MmgE/PrpD family protein, translating into MVKNHHIRVYKSEENLPREEQLAHKIAVVAADPVDVTPEVTDMVINRIIDNASVAIASLNRAPIVAARAQALTHGPSTNGKGGHVFGITERVSPEWAAWANGVAVRELDYHDTFLAADYSHPGDNIPPILAVAQHVGASGADLVRGIATGYEIQVNLVKAICLHKHKIDHVAHLGPSAAAGIGTLLGLDVETIFQSVGQALHTTTATRQSRKGEISTWKAHAPAFAGKMAVEAVDRSMRGQTSPVPIYEGEDGVIAWMLDGPDASYEVPLPLPGEAKRAILDTYTKEHSAEYQAQAWIDLARKLNREHPETTEPANVKSVLIKTSHHTHYVIGSGANDPQKYSPTASRETLDHSIPYIFTVALQDGAWHHVDSYTPERAARPDTVELWQKVTTVEDPEWTRRYHSLDIAEKAFGGSVEITLTDGTVITDEIAVADAHPLGARPFAREQYINKFRTLAAGLVEEAEIERFLTAVERVTELAAGELDQLNITAAPGVIDLTNAPKGLF; encoded by the coding sequence ATGGTTAAGAACCACCACATCCGCGTTTACAAGAGCGAAGAGAACCTCCCGCGTGAGGAGCAGTTGGCGCACAAGATCGCCGTGGTCGCCGCCGACCCCGTCGACGTCACTCCCGAGGTCACGGATATGGTGATCAACCGGATCATCGACAACGCGTCGGTGGCCATTGCCTCCCTGAACCGGGCACCGATCGTCGCAGCACGTGCCCAGGCATTGACGCATGGGCCGTCCACGAACGGCAAGGGCGGGCACGTTTTCGGTATCACGGAACGGGTCTCCCCCGAATGGGCTGCCTGGGCCAACGGGGTAGCCGTTCGCGAGCTGGACTACCACGACACGTTCCTGGCCGCGGACTACTCCCACCCCGGAGATAACATCCCGCCGATCCTCGCCGTCGCCCAGCACGTCGGTGCCAGCGGTGCCGACCTCGTGCGCGGCATCGCCACCGGGTATGAAATCCAGGTGAACCTGGTCAAGGCCATCTGCCTGCACAAGCACAAGATCGACCACGTCGCCCACCTTGGCCCGTCCGCAGCCGCAGGTATCGGTACTCTCCTTGGGCTGGATGTGGAGACGATCTTCCAGTCCGTGGGCCAGGCCCTGCACACCACCACCGCCACCCGGCAGTCCCGCAAGGGCGAAATCTCCACATGGAAGGCCCACGCCCCGGCCTTCGCGGGCAAGATGGCCGTCGAAGCGGTGGACCGTTCCATGCGCGGACAGACCTCCCCCGTGCCGATCTACGAAGGCGAAGACGGCGTGATCGCCTGGATGCTGGACGGCCCGGACGCCTCCTACGAAGTCCCCCTGCCGCTGCCCGGTGAAGCCAAGCGCGCCATCCTGGACACCTACACCAAGGAACACTCCGCCGAGTACCAGGCCCAGGCGTGGATCGACCTGGCCCGCAAACTCAACCGCGAGCACCCCGAAACCACCGAACCTGCAAATGTGAAGTCGGTGCTGATCAAAACCAGCCACCACACGCACTACGTGATCGGTTCCGGCGCGAACGATCCCCAGAAGTACTCCCCCACAGCGTCCCGGGAAACCCTGGACCACTCCATCCCATACATCTTCACCGTCGCCCTGCAGGACGGCGCCTGGCACCACGTGGATTCCTACACTCCCGAACGCGCGGCCCGCCCGGACACCGTGGAACTGTGGCAGAAAGTCACCACCGTGGAAGACCCGGAATGGACCCGCCGCTACCACTCCCTGGACATCGCGGAAAAGGCCTTCGGCGGTTCCGTGGAAATCACGCTCACCGACGGCACCGTCATCACCGATGAAATCGCCGTGGCCGATGCGCACCCGCTCGGTGCCCGGCCGTTCGCCCGCGAGCAGTACATCAACAAGTTCCGCACCCTCGCCGCCGGTCTCGTAGAGGAAGCCGAAATCGAAAGGTTCCTCACCGCCGTCGAACGCGTCACCGAACTGGCCGCAGGCGAACTGGACCAGCTGAACATCACCGCAGCCCCCGGCGTGATCGACCTCACCAACGCGCCGAAGGGACTGTTCTAA
- a CDS encoding SMC-Scp complex subunit ScpB translates to MTEQDMAAAGLAELETLPGGARAALEAVLMVIDEPATSEELAAGLNVTVAVVEDLLQDLQREYSGYTVKAPDVDAVGFAVASSAPRGFELRNVAGGWRIYSRSDFADIVGRFVLEGQTTRLTQAALETLAVIAYRQPVSRARVSAIRGVNVDSVVRTLTQRGLIEDSGNDPESGAVLYRTTSYFLERMGIGSVAELPQLSPHLPGLEGIDEYYDASRM, encoded by the coding sequence ATGACTGAGCAGGACATGGCCGCAGCCGGCCTTGCTGAGCTCGAAACCCTGCCTGGCGGGGCGCGGGCAGCGTTGGAAGCTGTGCTCATGGTCATCGATGAGCCAGCCACCTCGGAGGAGTTGGCTGCGGGATTGAACGTAACGGTCGCCGTCGTCGAGGATTTGCTGCAGGACCTGCAGCGGGAGTATAGCGGCTATACTGTTAAAGCCCCGGACGTGGATGCTGTCGGCTTTGCCGTTGCCAGCTCTGCCCCCCGGGGTTTTGAATTGCGGAACGTCGCCGGTGGGTGGCGGATCTATTCACGGTCTGACTTTGCGGACATCGTGGGCAGGTTCGTCCTCGAAGGGCAGACCACCAGGCTCACTCAGGCAGCGCTTGAAACTCTGGCGGTCATTGCCTACAGGCAGCCGGTCTCCAGGGCCCGGGTGTCCGCAATTCGAGGCGTCAACGTCGATTCTGTGGTCCGGACTCTTACCCAGCGTGGTCTGATCGAAGACTCCGGGAACGATCCCGAATCAGGGGCTGTCCTGTACAGGACAACCTCCTACTTCCTGGAACGGATGGGCATCGGCTCGGTGGCGGAACTGCCCCAGCTCTCGCCGCACCTTCCGGGTTTGGAAGGGATCGACGAGTACTACGACGCCAGCCGGATGTAA